A section of the Longimicrobium sp. genome encodes:
- a CDS encoding EAL domain-containing protein, producing MYPPTPSRRVLVRLAALAACVFPATALRAQEPVPVASLLREADGSRAGRTVTISGTITAAPGAVERGERTAVLQDSTGGMLLAARDTVLLPRDLAVGDLVEVRGRLRMRNGGGRLAVTKLRRLGNGVVPEPIPVLARELAAGSYQGQLVRIVGELVIPADIMKSHAGLAVKDHSGTVPVRTPARFFEDRAFVRGLVASRAVELVGVAGRSEAGFELAARQPDDFVLVTAPSYGRFAAGAVVLALLGLSLYFWLQRRRAEKWAGEMALLSENLRDSREALRKSEERYALAADGANDGLWDWDLLRDTIHFSPRWKQMLGYAPDEIGTDWREWLDRVHPDDVEDLRAEIAGHMEGRSSHLESEHRVRHRNGEYRWMLTRGLAVRSESETVYRIAGSQTDIHARKMAEKQILHAAGHDTLTGLPNRPFVLDLIRRSIARAKRHPEYHFAVLFLDFDRFKLINDSLGHVVGDEFLVAIARRLQACVRPEDTSARLGGDEFVVLLDGIGGLNDATLVADRIQEAVGKAFPLAGHEVFTSASIGIVLSDNGYDEPEELLRDADLAMYRAKARGKARYEIFDVDMHAAAMVRIRLEHDLRKGLERGEFRTYYQPILAALDGRVVGFEALVRWQHPTLGLLEPTNFVPCAEDTGLIVGLGEWVLRDACRQTREWQDRFPTLPPLTINVNVSGKQLLVPGLARTVDEILNEAGLDASSLKLELTENVLVEHTEMLDAVLLQLQARGVELQMDDFGTGYSSLSYLHRFPISTMKIHRSFIDRMTRDEEGKEIVRTIINLAHNLRMQVIAEGVETDEQFAELRSLRCDYVQGYLFADPMPAVIAEAMLSAELVGC from the coding sequence ATGTATCCGCCCACCCCCTCCCGGCGCGTCCTCGTCCGCCTCGCAGCCCTCGCCGCGTGCGTCTTTCCGGCGACGGCGCTCCGGGCGCAGGAGCCGGTCCCCGTGGCTTCGCTGCTGCGCGAAGCGGACGGCAGCCGCGCCGGACGCACCGTCACCATCTCCGGCACCATCACGGCGGCGCCGGGCGCGGTCGAGCGGGGTGAGCGAACGGCCGTCCTGCAGGACAGCACGGGCGGGATGCTCCTGGCCGCGCGCGACACCGTGCTCCTTCCGCGCGACCTGGCGGTGGGCGACCTGGTGGAGGTGCGCGGCCGTCTGCGCATGCGCAACGGCGGCGGGCGCCTGGCGGTCACGAAGCTGCGCCGGCTGGGCAACGGCGTGGTCCCCGAGCCCATTCCCGTGCTCGCGCGCGAGCTGGCGGCGGGGAGCTACCAGGGTCAGCTCGTGCGCATCGTGGGCGAGCTGGTGATCCCGGCGGACATCATGAAGTCGCACGCGGGGCTGGCGGTGAAGGACCACTCCGGCACCGTGCCCGTGCGCACCCCGGCGCGCTTCTTCGAGGACCGCGCCTTCGTGCGCGGCCTCGTCGCGTCGCGCGCGGTGGAGCTGGTGGGGGTCGCGGGGCGTTCGGAGGCTGGCTTCGAACTGGCGGCGCGCCAGCCGGATGACTTCGTGCTGGTAACGGCGCCGTCGTACGGGCGGTTCGCGGCCGGGGCGGTGGTGCTGGCGCTGCTGGGCCTCTCCCTCTACTTCTGGCTGCAGCGCCGCCGCGCGGAAAAGTGGGCCGGCGAGATGGCGCTCCTCTCCGAGAACCTGCGCGACTCCCGCGAGGCGCTGCGCAAGAGCGAGGAGCGCTACGCCCTCGCCGCCGATGGCGCCAACGACGGGCTGTGGGACTGGGACCTGCTGCGCGACACCATCCACTTCTCCCCGCGCTGGAAGCAGATGCTGGGGTACGCGCCCGACGAGATCGGCACCGACTGGCGCGAGTGGTTGGACCGCGTGCACCCCGACGACGTGGAGGACCTGCGCGCCGAGATCGCCGGGCACATGGAGGGGCGCAGCTCGCACCTGGAGAGCGAGCACCGCGTGCGCCACCGCAACGGCGAGTACCGCTGGATGCTGACCCGCGGCCTGGCGGTGCGCAGCGAGTCGGAGACGGTGTACCGCATCGCCGGCTCGCAGACCGACATCCACGCGCGCAAGATGGCGGAGAAGCAGATCCTGCACGCGGCCGGGCACGACACGCTCACGGGGCTCCCCAACCGCCCCTTCGTGCTGGACCTGATCCGGCGCTCCATCGCCCGCGCCAAGCGGCACCCCGAGTACCACTTCGCCGTCCTCTTCCTGGACTTCGACCGCTTCAAGCTGATCAACGACAGCCTGGGCCACGTGGTGGGCGACGAGTTCCTGGTCGCCATCGCGCGGCGCCTGCAGGCGTGCGTGCGCCCCGAGGACACCAGCGCGCGCCTGGGCGGCGACGAGTTCGTGGTGCTGCTGGACGGCATCGGCGGCCTGAACGACGCCACGCTCGTGGCGGACCGCATCCAGGAAGCGGTGGGGAAGGCCTTCCCGCTCGCCGGCCACGAGGTGTTCACGAGCGCCAGCATAGGCATCGTGCTGAGCGACAACGGCTACGACGAGCCAGAAGAGCTCCTTCGCGACGCGGACCTGGCGATGTACCGGGCCAAGGCGCGCGGCAAGGCGCGGTACGAGATCTTCGACGTTGACATGCACGCGGCCGCCATGGTTCGCATCCGCCTGGAGCACGACCTGCGCAAGGGGCTGGAGCGCGGCGAGTTCCGCACCTACTACCAGCCGATCCTGGCCGCGCTGGACGGGCGGGTGGTGGGCTTCGAGGCGCTGGTCCGCTGGCAGCACCCCACGCTGGGGCTCCTGGAGCCGACCAACTTCGTCCCCTGCGCGGAAGACACGGGGCTGATCGTGGGGCTGGGCGAGTGGGTGCTGCGCGACGCCTGCAGGCAGACGCGCGAGTGGCAGGACCGCTTCCCCACCCTGCCGCCGCTCACCATCAACGTGAACGTCTCCGGAAAGCAGCTTCTCGTCCCCGGCCTGGCGCGCACGGTCGACGAGATCCTCAACGAGGCGGGCCTCGACGCCTCCTCGCTGAAGCTGGAGCTGACGGAGAACGTCCTGGTGGAGCACACGGAGATGCTGGACGCGGTCCTCCTCCAGCTCCAGGCGCGCGGCGTGGAGCTGCAGATGGACGACTTCGGTACGGGCTACTCGTCGCTGAGCTACCTGCACCGCTTCCCCATCAGCACGATGAAGATCCACCGCAGCTTCATCGACCGGATGACGCGCGACGAGGAGGGGAAGGAGATCGTGCGCACCATCATCAACCTGGCGCACAACCTCCGGATGCAGGTGATCGCCGAGGGCGTGGAGACGGACGAGCAGTTCGCCGAGCTCAGGTCCCTACGCTGCGACTACGTGCAGGGCTACCTCTTCGCCGACCCCATGCCCGCCGTCATCGCCGAGGCGATGCTCAGCGCGGAGCTGGTGGGCTGCTGA
- a CDS encoding putative glycoside hydrolase, with product MSRIVPVRAASIAALVLASACTDLSPRPSSSSLAALAAGFVSSEAEARPAPKPRPEPPAPRKSVPRIVRGIYVSSYAAGNPVSRNKLLALTDTTELNAWVVDVKDEDGVRFHSTVPLAREASHWGSIPVRDLRGLVDTMKAHGIYPIARVVVFKDPRLSRARPDWSIKTPKADLWRDHQKITWVSPWDRRVWDYNIAVAEEAARAGFREIQFDYVRFPEAYRSLPTQVHPQAAGERGDAIAAFLSEATRRLRPLGVTVTADVFGLSMNESRDVGIGQQWEQLSSRIDGLLPMVYPSHYFPTHLEGVSRPNRMPYETVFRSVGMGVIRNQRLAAAGQEPARIIPWLQAFTATWNDRSFKYGPQQAAAQIRAVHDLGLEDWIFWHPSSKYDAMAGAFAREAVPQARRFTPPASLVRTVDRFDREGAAAMRQRLSAPPSAALGQ from the coding sequence ATGAGCCGCATCGTCCCCGTCCGCGCGGCGAGCATCGCCGCACTGGTGCTCGCCTCCGCGTGCACCGACCTGTCCCCACGCCCGTCGTCCAGCTCCCTCGCGGCGCTCGCGGCCGGATTCGTCAGCTCCGAGGCCGAGGCGCGCCCGGCTCCGAAGCCGCGCCCGGAGCCGCCCGCGCCGCGAAAGTCCGTGCCGCGCATCGTGCGGGGGATCTACGTCAGCTCGTACGCGGCGGGGAACCCCGTGTCGCGCAACAAGCTGCTGGCGCTCACCGACACCACCGAGCTGAACGCCTGGGTGGTGGACGTAAAGGACGAGGACGGGGTGCGCTTCCACAGCACCGTGCCGCTGGCGCGCGAGGCGTCGCACTGGGGCAGCATTCCCGTGCGCGACCTGCGCGGCCTGGTGGACACGATGAAGGCGCACGGCATCTACCCGATCGCGCGCGTGGTGGTCTTCAAGGACCCGCGGCTCTCCCGCGCGCGGCCGGACTGGTCGATCAAGACGCCGAAGGCCGATCTCTGGCGCGACCACCAGAAGATCACCTGGGTGAGCCCGTGGGACCGCCGGGTGTGGGACTACAACATCGCCGTGGCCGAGGAGGCCGCGCGCGCTGGCTTCCGCGAGATCCAGTTCGACTACGTGCGCTTTCCCGAGGCGTACCGGTCGCTCCCCACGCAGGTGCACCCGCAGGCCGCAGGCGAGCGCGGCGACGCGATCGCCGCCTTCCTCAGCGAGGCGACGCGCCGCCTGCGTCCGCTGGGCGTCACGGTAACCGCGGACGTCTTCGGGCTGTCGATGAACGAGTCGCGCGACGTGGGGATCGGGCAGCAGTGGGAGCAGCTCTCGTCGCGCATCGACGGGCTCCTGCCGATGGTCTACCCGTCGCACTACTTCCCCACGCACCTGGAGGGGGTGTCGCGCCCCAACCGGATGCCGTACGAGACGGTCTTCCGCTCGGTGGGGATGGGCGTAATCCGAAACCAGCGGCTGGCCGCCGCGGGACAGGAGCCGGCGCGGATCATCCCGTGGCTGCAGGCGTTCACCGCCACCTGGAACGACCGGTCGTTCAAGTACGGCCCGCAGCAGGCCGCCGCGCAGATCCGCGCGGTGCACGACCTGGGGCTGGAGGACTGGATCTTCTGGCACCCGTCGTCGAAGTACGACGCCATGGCCGGCGCCTTCGCCCGCGAGGCGGTTCCCCAGGCGCGCCGCTTCACCCCGCCGGCTTCGCTGGTGCGCACGGTGGACCGCTTCGACCGCGAGGGCGCCGCCGCCATGCGCCAGCGCCTGTCCGCCCCGCCGAGCGCCGCACTGGGCCAGTAG
- the guaA gene encoding glutamine-hydrolyzing GMP synthase, whose protein sequence is MDPNRILIIDYGSQFTQLIARRIREERVYCEIHPPTRSLEWIREWAPRGIILSGGPSSVYGEDVPTADPQLLHMGVPVLGVCYGMQLITFLENGVVERGRREYGRAHVEIREAEGIFAGFTPGEQTMVWMSHGDHVVEPPPGYRVLASTPDLPWAAFRAPDREIYGVQFHVEVAHTVRGADIIGNFLFRICHCQPTWTAGSYIENEVEKIRERVGDAQVICGLSGGVDSSVAASLVHRAIGDQLTCIFVDTGLLRAGERESVERTFRAHMGIRLEVVDASALFLERLRGVEDPERKRVVIGHTFIDVFEDASARLGGDAQFLVQGTLYPDVIESASVKGPSATIKTHHNVGGLKADMKFALIEPLRELFKDEVRQVGRELGLPEEMVGRHPFPGPGLAIRVLGPVDERELAILRQADTIYLEEIRVAGLYDEIWQAFAVLLPVRSVGVMGDERTYENVCALRAVTSRDGMTADWYPFPHDVLARISTRIINEVTGINRVCYDISSKPPATIEWE, encoded by the coding sequence GTGGATCCCAACCGCATCCTGATCATCGACTACGGCTCGCAGTTCACGCAGCTCATCGCGCGGCGCATCCGCGAAGAGCGCGTCTACTGCGAGATCCATCCGCCCACCCGCTCGCTGGAGTGGATCCGCGAGTGGGCGCCGCGCGGCATCATCCTCTCCGGCGGCCCCTCCTCCGTCTACGGCGAGGACGTCCCCACCGCCGACCCGCAGCTGCTGCACATGGGGGTGCCGGTGCTGGGGGTGTGCTACGGGATGCAGCTGATCACCTTTCTGGAGAACGGCGTGGTGGAGCGCGGGCGGCGCGAGTACGGCCGCGCCCACGTGGAGATCCGCGAGGCGGAGGGGATCTTCGCCGGCTTCACCCCCGGCGAGCAGACGATGGTGTGGATGAGCCACGGCGACCACGTGGTGGAGCCGCCGCCGGGATACCGCGTCCTGGCAAGCACGCCGGACCTGCCGTGGGCCGCCTTCCGCGCGCCGGACCGCGAGATCTACGGTGTGCAGTTCCACGTGGAGGTGGCGCACACCGTCCGCGGCGCGGACATCATCGGCAACTTCCTCTTCCGCATCTGCCACTGCCAGCCTACGTGGACGGCGGGGTCGTACATCGAGAACGAGGTGGAGAAGATCCGCGAGCGGGTGGGCGATGCGCAGGTCATCTGCGGCCTCAGCGGCGGCGTGGACTCGTCGGTCGCCGCCTCGCTCGTCCACCGCGCCATCGGCGACCAGCTCACCTGCATCTTCGTGGACACGGGGCTGTTGCGGGCGGGCGAGCGCGAGTCGGTGGAGCGCACCTTTCGCGCACACATGGGGATCCGCCTGGAGGTGGTGGACGCCTCCGCCCTCTTCCTGGAGCGCCTGCGCGGCGTCGAAGATCCCGAGCGGAAGCGCGTCGTCATCGGCCACACCTTCATCGACGTCTTCGAGGACGCCTCCGCGCGGCTCGGCGGCGACGCCCAGTTCCTCGTGCAGGGGACGCTCTACCCGGACGTAATCGAGTCCGCGTCGGTGAAGGGCCCCTCCGCCACCATCAAGACGCACCACAACGTCGGCGGCCTGAAGGCAGACATGAAGTTCGCCCTGATCGAGCCGTTGCGCGAGCTGTTCAAGGACGAGGTGCGGCAGGTGGGTCGCGAGCTGGGCCTGCCGGAGGAGATGGTGGGGCGCCACCCCTTCCCCGGCCCCGGCCTCGCCATCCGCGTTCTCGGCCCGGTGGACGAGCGCGAGCTGGCCATCCTGCGCCAGGCGGACACCATCTACCTCGAAGAGATCCGCGTCGCGGGGCTGTACGACGAGATCTGGCAGGCCTTCGCCGTGCTCCTGCCGGTGCGCAGCGTGGGCGTGATGGGCGACGAGCGCACGTACGAGAACGTGTGCGCCCTCCGCGCCGTCACCAGCCGCGACGGGATGACGGCCGACTGGTACCCATTCCCGCACGACGTCCTCGCCCGCATCTCCACCCGCATCATCAACGAGGTGACGGGGATCAACCGCGTCTGCTACGACATCTCCTCCAAGCCCCCCGCGACGATCGAGTGGGAGTGA
- a CDS encoding DUF192 domain-containing protein translates to MRRVSIANDTRGSVLGASVAVADRWWLRLRGLLGRPPLAPGEGLLLDPCRAVHMLGMSYPLDVAFVDDRRTVVATYHGLAPRARTGWHAARYALELPAGTLRDTGTSAGDTLRWT, encoded by the coding sequence GTGAGGCGGGTCAGCATCGCCAACGACACGCGGGGGAGCGTGCTGGGGGCGAGCGTGGCGGTGGCGGACCGCTGGTGGCTGCGGCTGCGCGGCCTGCTGGGGCGCCCGCCGCTCGCGCCGGGCGAAGGGCTCCTGCTGGACCCCTGCCGCGCCGTGCACATGCTGGGGATGAGCTACCCGCTGGACGTCGCGTTCGTGGACGACCGCCGAACCGTGGTGGCGACGTACCACGGGCTCGCGCCCCGCGCCCGCACCGGGTGGCACGCCGCCCGCTACGCGCTGGAGCTCCCCGCCGGCACGCTCCGCGACACCGGCACCAGCGCCGGCGACACGCTCCGCTGGACCTGA
- a CDS encoding type II secretion system F family protein yields the protein MIYAIAAMIGLSVVLLVMVAAEVAAGHSRRMAVRQLAQLDRGAAAAAVMAGDGQAGPGPVQRFGEWLHRVGEWSRGGNTDVGSVQKVLVEAGFRGPGAATVFRGVRVALPIAAGGSAVLFLPFFGLGTGGSLFAAVWMAAAGWIAPGFFVGRRARSRQREIQRALPDALDLLVVCVEAGLGLNQALMRVSQEIRHVSALIGDELGLVNLEIRAGVPRPDALRNLGSRTGVPELRSLAAMLIQTDRFGTSIAQAMRVHADTLRTKRRQRAEEAAAKTTVKLVFPLVLFIFPAMFVVLLGPAVIQISRVLGNQG from the coding sequence ATGATTTACGCAATCGCAGCGATGATCGGGCTCTCGGTGGTCCTCCTGGTGATGGTGGCCGCCGAGGTCGCGGCCGGCCACTCCCGCCGCATGGCGGTGCGCCAGCTCGCGCAGCTCGACCGCGGCGCCGCGGCCGCCGCCGTCATGGCCGGCGACGGGCAGGCGGGACCCGGGCCGGTGCAGCGCTTCGGCGAGTGGCTGCACCGCGTGGGCGAGTGGAGCCGCGGCGGGAACACCGACGTCGGCAGCGTGCAAAAGGTGCTGGTGGAGGCGGGCTTCCGCGGCCCCGGCGCCGCCACCGTCTTCCGCGGCGTGCGCGTGGCGCTCCCCATCGCCGCGGGGGGATCGGCGGTCCTCTTCCTCCCCTTCTTCGGCCTGGGGACGGGGGGCTCGCTCTTCGCGGCGGTGTGGATGGCCGCGGCGGGGTGGATCGCCCCGGGCTTCTTCGTGGGCCGCCGCGCCAGGTCTCGCCAGCGCGAGATCCAGCGCGCCCTGCCCGACGCGCTCGACCTGCTGGTGGTGTGCGTCGAGGCGGGGCTGGGGCTGAACCAGGCGCTGATGCGGGTGTCGCAGGAGATCCGCCACGTGAGCGCGCTGATCGGCGACGAGCTGGGGCTGGTGAACCTGGAGATCCGCGCCGGCGTGCCGCGCCCCGATGCCCTGCGCAACCTGGGCTCGCGCACCGGCGTTCCCGAGCTGCGCTCGCTGGCCGCCATGCTGATCCAGACCGACCGCTTCGGCACCTCCATCGCCCAGGCCATGCGGGTGCACGCGGACACGCTGCGCACCAAGCGCCGCCAGCGCGCCGAGGAGGCCGCCGCCAAGACCACGGTGAAGCTGGTCTTCCCGCTCGTCCTCTTCATCTTCCCGGCGATGTTCGTGGTGCTCCTGGGCCCCGCGGTCATCCAGATCAGCCGGGTGCTGGGGAACCAGGGGTGA
- a CDS encoding type II secretion system F family protein: MSGASPAIPALLAGTAAALGTAGVVLGAEWARARRHRNTVLRQLRQLADERGAVVSNSSAEPLLRDALESSWLKMLSTRIPQLRGFGPLLQQAGLVWNEQRFLVSMAVGALFGGLIGWAIGGPGVALMGGVAIGGFLPYGYVRRVRTRRLRSFEEQLPEAIDLLGRAIRSGHPLSAGLRMVAEESGQPLGGEFRRVFEEQKFGLPFEDSLTGLAARVPLVDVRILVTAVMIQRDVGGNLAEILDNLSHLIRSRFTIRRQLRTYTAQGRMSGYVLGILPIAVGFMIFALNPEYIMTLFREPIGRVMVWSAAGLQFLGFLWIRRIVDIEI, translated from the coding sequence GTGAGCGGCGCATCTCCCGCCATCCCCGCGCTGCTGGCCGGGACGGCGGCCGCGCTGGGGACCGCCGGCGTGGTGCTGGGCGCCGAGTGGGCGCGCGCCCGCCGGCACCGCAACACCGTGCTCCGCCAACTCCGCCAGCTCGCGGACGAGCGCGGCGCCGTCGTGTCCAATTCTTCGGCCGAGCCCCTGCTGCGCGACGCGCTGGAGTCTTCGTGGCTCAAGATGCTGTCCACGCGCATCCCCCAGCTGCGCGGCTTCGGGCCGCTGCTGCAGCAGGCCGGCCTCGTGTGGAACGAGCAGCGCTTCCTGGTATCGATGGCGGTGGGCGCTCTGTTCGGCGGGTTGATCGGCTGGGCGATCGGCGGGCCGGGGGTGGCGCTGATGGGGGGCGTGGCGATCGGCGGCTTCCTTCCGTACGGCTACGTGCGGCGGGTGAGGACGCGCCGGCTGCGCAGCTTCGAGGAGCAGCTTCCCGAGGCGATCGACCTGCTGGGCCGCGCGATCCGCTCCGGCCACCCGCTCTCGGCGGGGCTGCGCATGGTGGCGGAAGAGAGCGGGCAGCCGCTGGGCGGCGAGTTCCGCCGCGTCTTCGAGGAGCAGAAGTTCGGGCTCCCCTTCGAGGACTCGCTCACGGGGCTGGCCGCGCGCGTGCCGCTGGTGGACGTGCGCATACTGGTGACCGCCGTCATGATCCAGCGCGACGTGGGCGGCAACCTGGCGGAGATCCTGGACAACCTGTCGCACCTGATCCGCTCGCGCTTCACCATCCGCCGCCAGCTCCGCACCTACACGGCGCAGGGGCGGATGAGCGGATACGTGCTCGGCATCCTCCCGATCGCGGTGGGGTTCATGATCTTTGCGCTGAACCCGGAGTACATCATGACGCTCTTTCGGGAGCCGATCGGCAGGGTGATGGTGTGGTCCGCCGCGGGGCTGCAGTTCCTGGGTTTCCTGTGGATCCGGCGCATCGTGGACATCGAGATTTGA
- a CDS encoding CpaF family protein, which yields MMQSWFSGAAPVAPAPPRTPAPWDLPAVEVVQSGPSLLQETKARIHRKLLERLNLSSLDALERDRAVAAIRGVVHELLALESVPLNYDEREELVRQVLDEIFGLGPLEPLMQDPEISDILVNTHKNVYVERHGRLEETDITFQDDRHLLQVIDRIVSAVGRRIDDSSPMVDARLADGSRVNAIIPPLSIDGPHLSIRKFKRDALAGQDLLRTKSLTRPMLDLLAAVVGSRLNILISGGTGAGKTTMLNILSSFIPSTERIVTIEDSAELQLRQPHVVRLETRPQNIEGSGEVTQRHLMVNALRMRPDRIVVGEVRGSEAIDMLQAMNTGHEGSLATLHANTPRDALGRLETMVSMANLNLPEKVVRQQIVSAIDVVIQVNRLSDGTRKVMTISEVVGMESDIITMQDIFVFDKQGIAPNGAVLGDYRATGIRPRFADRLEENGIQLPSDMFAQGAPMRREAW from the coding sequence ATGATGCAGAGCTGGTTCAGCGGCGCCGCGCCTGTCGCGCCCGCGCCGCCGCGCACCCCCGCGCCGTGGGATCTCCCGGCCGTCGAGGTCGTGCAGTCGGGCCCCTCGCTCCTGCAGGAGACCAAGGCCCGCATCCACCGCAAGCTGCTGGAGCGGCTGAACCTGTCGTCGCTGGACGCGCTGGAGCGCGACCGCGCCGTGGCGGCCATCCGCGGCGTGGTGCACGAGCTGCTGGCGCTGGAGTCCGTACCGCTCAACTACGACGAGCGTGAAGAGCTGGTGCGCCAGGTGCTGGACGAGATCTTCGGGCTGGGGCCGCTGGAGCCGCTGATGCAGGATCCCGAGATCTCGGACATCCTGGTCAACACGCACAAGAACGTGTACGTGGAGCGGCACGGGCGGCTGGAGGAGACGGACATCACCTTCCAGGACGACCGCCACCTCCTTCAGGTGATCGACCGCATCGTCTCCGCCGTCGGCCGCCGCATCGACGACTCGTCGCCGATGGTGGACGCGCGCCTGGCGGACGGGTCGCGCGTGAACGCCATCATCCCGCCGCTCTCCATCGACGGGCCGCACCTCTCCATCCGCAAGTTCAAGCGGGACGCGCTGGCCGGGCAGGACCTGCTGCGCACCAAGAGCCTCACCCGCCCCATGCTGGACCTGCTGGCGGCGGTGGTGGGGTCGCGCCTCAACATCCTGATCTCCGGCGGCACCGGCGCGGGCAAGACGACGATGCTCAACATCCTGTCGTCGTTCATCCCGTCCACGGAGCGCATCGTCACCATCGAAGACTCGGCCGAGCTCCAGCTTCGCCAGCCGCACGTGGTACGGCTGGAGACGCGCCCGCAGAACATCGAGGGCTCGGGCGAGGTCACGCAGCGGCACCTGATGGTGAACGCCCTGCGCATGCGCCCCGACCGCATCGTGGTGGGCGAGGTGCGCGGCTCGGAGGCCATCGACATGCTGCAGGCGATGAACACGGGCCACGAGGGGTCGCTCGCCACATTGCACGCCAACACCCCGCGCGACGCCCTGGGCCGCCTGGAGACGATGGTGTCGATGGCGAACCTGAACCTGCCGGAGAAGGTGGTGCGGCAGCAGATCGTCAGCGCCATCGACGTCGTCATCCAGGTGAACCGCCTTTCCGACGGCACGCGCAAGGTGATGACGATCTCCGAGGTGGTGGGGATGGAGAGCGACATCATCACCATGCAGGATATCTTCGTCTTCGACAAGCAGGGGATCGCGCCCAACGGCGCGGTGCTCGGCGACTACCGCGCGACCGGCATCCGTCCGCGCTTCGCCGACCGGCTGGAGGAGAACGGGATCCAGCTTCCCTCGGACATGTTCGCGCAAGGGGCTCCGATGCGGCGGGAGGCGTGGTGA
- a CDS encoding AAA family ATPase → MPFAAPPSAAASLLRCAVISTDEAFRARVREVAVPERGVTPPLEIPVPFNELGDGHLKALRDASPEVIFLDVGQHPATGINLAQFLAEQNPHARLVAAGPALSAEVLMAAMRAGISEYLLKPVSGEEVAHAVESTLRRTRGTEAEAQQQPGQIFAFFGPKGGSGSTTLATNLAIHLHRLTGKRTLLADLDLELGEVALQMGVDPRFNFADMVRNFHRMDAELLASFIERHNSGVHLLSAPYHPEKAEVVSGDRISKILLFLKQHYQYVVVDTSNSFSPATLATFEHADKIFLVTQADLQSLRNIKRCAPLLERTIGGGDRVKLVLNRYRTSDAIKPEDIEKTLGMKVEWTISNDYEAVVRSVNSGTPIVLNGDSRYAQDVRSMSASIAGLAGSAEPAGGRFIRALTDPLMRVLRRSTPQQPEVAV, encoded by the coding sequence ATGCCCTTTGCAGCCCCCCCCTCCGCCGCCGCCTCGCTCCTGCGCTGCGCGGTGATCTCCACCGACGAGGCGTTCCGCGCCCGCGTCCGTGAGGTCGCCGTGCCCGAGCGCGGCGTCACGCCCCCGCTGGAGATCCCGGTCCCCTTCAACGAGCTCGGCGACGGGCACCTGAAGGCGCTCCGCGACGCCTCGCCCGAGGTGATCTTCCTGGACGTGGGGCAGCACCCCGCCACGGGGATCAACCTCGCCCAGTTCCTGGCCGAACAGAACCCCCACGCCCGCCTGGTGGCGGCGGGTCCCGCGCTCTCGGCCGAGGTGCTGATGGCGGCCATGCGCGCCGGCATCTCCGAGTACCTGCTGAAGCCCGTCTCCGGCGAGGAGGTGGCGCACGCGGTGGAGTCGACGCTGCGGCGCACGCGCGGCACCGAGGCCGAGGCGCAGCAGCAGCCGGGGCAGATCTTCGCCTTCTTCGGCCCCAAGGGCGGCTCGGGCTCCACCACGCTCGCCACCAACCTGGCGATCCACCTCCACCGGCTCACCGGCAAGCGCACGCTGCTGGCCGACCTGGACCTGGAGCTGGGCGAGGTGGCGCTGCAGATGGGTGTGGACCCGCGCTTCAACTTCGCGGACATGGTGAGGAACTTCCACCGCATGGACGCGGAGCTGCTGGCCTCCTTCATCGAGCGCCACAACTCCGGCGTGCACCTCCTTTCCGCGCCGTACCACCCGGAGAAGGCGGAGGTGGTGAGCGGCGACCGCATCTCCAAGATCCTCCTCTTCCTGAAGCAGCACTACCAGTACGTGGTGGTCGACACCTCCAACTCCTTCTCGCCGGCGACGCTCGCCACGTTCGAGCACGCCGACAAGATCTTTCTGGTGACCCAGGCGGACCTGCAGTCGCTGCGCAACATCAAGCGCTGCGCGCCGCTGCTGGAGCGCACCATCGGCGGCGGCGACCGGGTGAAGCTGGTGCTGAACCGCTACCGCACCAGCGACGCCATCAAGCCCGAAGACATCGAGAAGACGCTGGGGATGAAGGTGGAGTGGACGATCTCCAACGACTACGAGGCCGTGGTGAGGTCGGTGAACTCCGGTACGCCGATCGTGCTCAACGGCGACTCGCGCTACGCGCAGGACGTGCGCTCCATGTCCGCCTCCATCGCGGGGCTGGCCGGGAGCGCGGAGCCGGCGGGGGGCCGCTTCATCCGCGCCCTCACCGACCCGCTGATGCGCGTGCTGCGGCGCTCCACCCCGCAACAGCCTGAGGTGGCGGTATGA